A section of the Bryobacteraceae bacterium genome encodes:
- the yeiM gene encoding nucleoside transporter: protein MERFTGLLGLVCILGGCYIFSSNRRAIRPRLILWGLGLQFLFAFLVLKTGFGLVFQAASVAVNALLDFAEKGSEFLFGPLGVKTGAFGVVFAFQVLPIVIFIASLFSVLYYFGIMQLVIRGMAWLMYRVMHCSGAESTDVAASIFMGQTEAPLTIRPFLPRLTESELFTIMTAGMSHVSGAVMAAYVKIAGVDIKHLLTAVIMTAPATLMLAKMLIPETGEPETAGGVRVEIERPGVNVIDAAARGAGEGLHLALNIAGMLIAFISLIALLNGVMGWVHGLAAWFPESLQKLFGIVFAPIAWLLGVSWKDAQAVGDMLGTRMVLNEFIAFLRLGELKSTLDPRSFVIATFALCGFANFSSIAIQIGGIGALAPNRKSDLARLGVRAMLAGTMANFMSACIAGILL, encoded by the coding sequence ATGGAGCGATTCACCGGGCTGCTGGGTCTCGTCTGCATCCTCGGCGGCTGCTACATCTTCTCCTCCAACCGCAGGGCCATCCGCCCGCGCCTCATCCTCTGGGGCCTCGGCCTCCAGTTCCTGTTCGCCTTTCTTGTCCTCAAGACCGGTTTTGGCCTCGTCTTTCAGGCGGCCAGCGTCGCCGTCAACGCGCTGCTCGACTTCGCCGAAAAGGGCAGCGAATTCCTCTTCGGCCCGCTCGGCGTCAAGACCGGCGCTTTCGGCGTCGTCTTCGCCTTCCAGGTGCTGCCCATCGTCATCTTCATCGCCAGCCTGTTCTCGGTTCTCTACTACTTCGGCATCATGCAGCTCGTCATCCGCGGCATGGCCTGGCTGATGTACCGCGTCATGCATTGCTCCGGCGCCGAATCCACCGACGTCGCCGCCAGCATCTTCATGGGCCAGACGGAAGCGCCTCTCACCATCCGACCCTTCCTGCCCCGTCTCACCGAAAGCGAGTTGTTCACCATCATGACCGCCGGCATGTCCCACGTCTCCGGCGCCGTCATGGCCGCCTACGTCAAAATCGCCGGCGTCGACATCAAACACCTGCTCACCGCCGTCATCATGACCGCTCCGGCCACGCTCATGCTCGCCAAGATGCTCATCCCTGAAACCGGCGAGCCCGAGACCGCCGGCGGCGTCCGCGTCGAAATCGAGCGCCCCGGCGTCAACGTCATTGACGCCGCCGCCCGCGGCGCCGGCGAAGGCCTCCACCTCGCCCTCAACATTGCCGGCATGTTGATCGCCTTCATCTCCCTCATCGCCCTGCTCAACGGGGTCATGGGCTGGGTGCACGGCCTCGCCGCCTGGTTCCCGGAATCGCTCCAGAAACTGTTTGGCATCGTCTTCGCTCCCATCGCCTGGCTGCTCGGCGTCAGCTGGAAGGACGCCCAGGCCGTCGGCGACATGCTTGGCACACGCATGGTCCTTAATGAATTCATCGCCTTTCTCCGCCTCGGCGAGCTGAAATCGACGCTCGATCCCCGCTCCTTCGTCATCGCCACCTTCGCCCTCTGCGGCTTTGCCAACTTCAGCTCCATCGCCATCCAGATCGGCGGCATCGGCGCCCTCGCCCCCAACCGCAAGTCCGACCTCGCCCGTCTCGGCGTCCGCGCCATGCTCGCTGGCACCATGGCCAATTTCATGTCAGCCTGTATTGCAGGAATCCTCCTATGA
- a CDS encoding acyl-CoA thioester hydrolase has product MKAMAGQTGVRSEARFRVRYAETDQMGIVHHANYLVWMEVARTELCRLRGISYREMEERSGLHLVVAEVRCRYVQPARYDDEIVASAWIGRAHPRMVEFGYEIRRAGDGALLATGETRHLFVRDGKPVKIPEEFRPIFGIS; this is encoded by the coding sequence ATGAAAGCTATGGCCGGCCAGACGGGTGTGCGGTCCGAGGCGCGTTTTCGTGTCCGCTATGCGGAAACGGACCAGATGGGCATCGTGCACCACGCCAATTATCTGGTGTGGATGGAGGTGGCGCGGACGGAGCTGTGCCGGCTGCGCGGGATCAGCTACCGCGAGATGGAAGAGCGCAGCGGGCTGCACCTGGTGGTGGCGGAGGTCCGCTGCCGTTACGTCCAGCCGGCGCGTTATGACGATGAAATCGTGGCGTCGGCATGGATCGGACGCGCGCATCCGCGGATGGTCGAGTTTGGCTACGAGATCCGCCGCGCCGGCGACGGCGCGCTGCTGGCGACGGGCGAGACGCGGCACCTGTTTGTCAGGGACGGAAAACCGGTGAAAATTCCCGAAGAATTCCGTCCGATTTTTGGCATTTCATGA
- the xynB2 gene encoding beta-xylosidase, which produces MNADRLALWAALLGLLCSASAPTQTVRIDAAAKGEPFPHVWEKAFGSGRAALSLRESWRRNLDTVRAAAGVEYVRFHAIFHDENGVYSRDKEGKPVYNFNQTDRIYDGLLQHGVRPYVELSFMPRQLAAGPVFHPFWYRPIVSPPADYRAWGDLVEAFARHLVARYGIDEVAGWYFEVWNEPNLDFWAGEPKFDTYMRLYEASAAALKRVSPRLRVGGPATAQAAWTGRFLNECAQRNLPADFVSTHVYANDRPLDVFGVDGPVDRRTMLPRALEKVFQEVRRSARPATPIHWSEFNASYMNEPEVTDSSYIGPWLAETIAAARGRTELMSFWTFSDDFEEQGIFQSPFYGGFGLINPLGIPKASFHVFRLLHLLGDEFLPGGESNALVTRRRDGRIVVALWNYAEPGQAGPDRTFTLTGAPAGAALIHRVDPEHSSAYERWKQMGSPRSVSPEQQRELEAVAAPAPPERCSVGGGKLTVTVPAHGLAVVELGVH; this is translated from the coding sequence ATGAATGCAGACCGTCTGGCCCTGTGGGCGGCCCTGTTGGGCCTTCTGTGCTCCGCCTCCGCGCCGACGCAGACCGTGCGGATCGACGCGGCCGCGAAAGGAGAGCCGTTCCCCCACGTCTGGGAGAAGGCGTTCGGCTCCGGACGCGCTGCGCTGAGCCTGCGGGAGTCCTGGCGCCGGAATCTCGACACCGTGCGCGCCGCCGCCGGCGTGGAATACGTGCGTTTTCACGCCATCTTTCACGACGAAAATGGCGTTTATTCCAGGGACAAGGAAGGAAAACCGGTCTACAATTTCAACCAGACAGACCGGATTTACGACGGCCTGCTCCAGCATGGCGTCCGGCCTTATGTCGAGCTCAGCTTCATGCCGCGGCAGCTCGCCGCCGGGCCGGTCTTCCATCCCTTCTGGTACCGGCCCATCGTCTCGCCGCCGGCCGATTACCGCGCCTGGGGAGACCTGGTGGAGGCCTTCGCCCGCCATCTGGTTGCCCGCTACGGCATCGACGAAGTTGCCGGCTGGTATTTCGAGGTCTGGAACGAACCGAACCTGGATTTCTGGGCCGGCGAACCGAAATTCGATACCTATATGCGGCTCTACGAAGCTTCGGCGGCGGCGCTCAAGCGGGTGAGCCCGCGGCTCCGGGTGGGCGGTCCGGCTACCGCCCAGGCGGCCTGGACGGGCCGGTTCCTGAACGAGTGCGCGCAGCGGAACCTGCCGGCGGACTTCGTCTCGACGCATGTCTACGCCAATGACAGGCCCCTTGACGTCTTCGGCGTGGACGGCCCGGTGGACCGCCGCACCATGCTTCCGCGCGCTCTCGAAAAGGTGTTTCAGGAGGTTCGCCGCTCGGCCCGGCCTGCCACGCCCATTCATTGGTCGGAGTTCAACGCAAGCTATATGAATGAGCCGGAGGTCACCGATTCGAGCTACATCGGCCCCTGGCTGGCGGAAACCATCGCCGCGGCGCGGGGCAGGACGGAGCTGATGTCGTTCTGGACATTTTCCGATGATTTCGAGGAACAGGGCATTTTTCAGAGCCCATTTTATGGCGGATTTGGATTGATTAATCCCCTGGGAATTCCCAAGGCTTCATTCCACGTTTTTCGCCTGCTTCACCTGCTTGGGGATGAATTTCTTCCTGGCGGTGAAAGCAATGCGCTGGTCACACGGCGCCGCGACGGCCGCATTGTGGTTGCGCTGTGGAACTACGCCGAGCCGGGCCAGGCGGGACCGGATCGGACCTTCACGCTGACTGGAGCGCCAGCGGGCGCGGCCCTGATTCACCGCGTGGATCCAGAACACAGCTCGGCCTATGAACGCTGGAAGCAGATGGGCAGTCCCCGCTCGGTCAGCCCGGAGCAGCAGCGCGAGCTGGAAGCGGTGGCTGCGCCTGCTCCGCCGGAGCGCTGCTCCGTGGGGGGAGGAAAGCTGACCGTCACTGTGCCGGCCCACGGGCTGGCCGTCGTCGAACTGGGGGTCCACTAA
- a CDS encoding pyrimidine-nucleoside phosphorylase, with amino-acid sequence MRTVDLIQRKRNGEELSPEEIRWLVDSYTRGEIPDYQMAAFLMAVYFQNMTDHEVGAMVDAMIDSGERIDLSSIPGPKVDKHSTGGVGDKTSLIAGPLAAAAGVKVPMLSGRALGHTGGTLDKLESIPGLRTNLSIDEFREVLARVGFAVIGQSESVAPADGKLYALRDATATVESPALIAASIMSKKLAVTLDGLVLDVKVGAGAFMKRQVDARRLAQMMVAIARRRDLRAQALITDMNQPLGRAIGNALEIMEVSQVLLNSGPEDLTQISLELAARMIFLGRVTETLDEARDLATRLLVERLGFMKFREMIAAQGGDPRVLDRFDLLPNALQSYEIVSPRSGFVAAIDAEEIGRASAMLGAGRKTKEDSIDPAVGVFLEVKVGARVEEGNVLCRIHYNDTEGLQDAIDRIEDAFRISSTEPEPRDLILEVVG; translated from the coding sequence ATGCGAACCGTCGACCTCATCCAGCGCAAGCGCAACGGCGAAGAGCTCTCGCCCGAAGAAATTCGTTGGCTCGTGGACTCCTACACGCGCGGCGAAATTCCCGACTACCAGATGGCCGCCTTCCTGATGGCCGTGTATTTCCAGAACATGACGGACCATGAGGTCGGCGCGATGGTGGACGCCATGATCGATTCGGGCGAGCGCATCGATCTCTCCTCCATCCCCGGCCCGAAAGTCGACAAGCACTCCACCGGCGGCGTGGGCGACAAAACCAGCCTCATCGCCGGCCCGCTCGCCGCGGCCGCCGGCGTGAAGGTCCCCATGCTCAGCGGACGCGCCCTCGGACACACCGGCGGCACGCTCGACAAGCTCGAATCCATCCCCGGTCTGCGCACCAACCTCTCCATCGACGAGTTCAGGGAAGTGCTCGCGCGCGTCGGCTTCGCCGTCATCGGCCAGAGCGAAAGCGTCGCCCCGGCCGATGGCAAGCTCTACGCCCTGCGCGATGCCACCGCCACGGTCGAATCCCCGGCGCTCATCGCCGCCTCCATCATGAGCAAGAAGCTCGCCGTCACCCTCGACGGCCTCGTGCTCGACGTCAAGGTCGGCGCCGGCGCCTTCATGAAGCGCCAGGTCGACGCCCGCCGCCTCGCCCAGATGATGGTCGCCATCGCGCGCCGCAGGGATCTGCGCGCCCAGGCCCTCATCACCGACATGAACCAGCCCCTCGGCCGCGCCATCGGCAACGCGCTCGAAATCATGGAAGTCTCCCAGGTCCTGCTCAACTCCGGCCCCGAAGACCTTACCCAGATCTCGCTCGAACTCGCTGCGCGCATGATCTTCCTCGGCAGGGTCACCGAAACCCTCGATGAGGCCCGCGACCTCGCCACGCGCCTGCTCGTCGAGCGGCTCGGCTTCATGAAGTTCCGGGAAATGATCGCCGCCCAGGGCGGCGATCCCCGCGTGCTCGACCGCTTTGACCTCCTGCCCAACGCGCTGCAAAGCTACGAAATCGTCTCCCCGCGCTCGGGCTTCGTCGCCGCCATCGACGCCGAAGAGATCGGCCGCGCCTCGGCCATGCTCGGCGCCGGCCGCAAGACCAAGGAGGATTCCATCGACCCCGCCGTCGGCGTCTTCCTCGAAGTCAAGGTCGGCGCGCGCGTCGAAGAAGGCAACGTCCTCTGCCGCATCCACTACAACGACACCGAAGGCCTGCAGGACGCCATCGACCGCATCGAGGACGCTTTCCGCATCTCCTCCACCGAGCCCGAGCCGCGCGACCTGATCCTCGAAGTCGTCGGCTGA
- a CDS encoding purine-nucleoside phosphorylase encodes MIRAAAAELARRVPAWPQIAIVLGSAQASFAEALQDRIVIPYAEIPGWPVPRVAGHAGELVVGRSGSRQLALLCGRVHLYEGWSPQQVIFGVRVMGLLGVRVLVLTNAAGAIRESFRPGMLVFLTDHINLQGANPLCGPNDDSLGPRFPDMSEAYDRALLDLARSTARSLGIETGEGVYAAMLGPSFETPAEIRFLRTIGADLAGMSTVPEVIAARHMGIRVLAISTVTNMAAGLQHRLSHEEVLETGRASATDLRRFLEAFLARLEL; translated from the coding sequence ATGATCCGCGCCGCCGCCGCAGAACTCGCGCGCCGCGTTCCCGCCTGGCCCCAGATCGCCATCGTCCTCGGCAGCGCCCAGGCCTCGTTCGCCGAAGCCCTCCAGGACCGCATCGTCATTCCCTACGCCGAGATCCCTGGATGGCCCGTGCCCCGCGTGGCCGGCCATGCCGGCGAGCTCGTCGTGGGCCGTTCCGGCTCGCGTCAGCTTGCCCTCCTTTGCGGCCGCGTTCATCTCTATGAAGGCTGGTCTCCTCAGCAGGTCATCTTTGGCGTCCGCGTCATGGGCCTGCTCGGCGTCAGGGTCCTCGTCCTGACCAACGCCGCTGGCGCCATCCGCGAATCCTTCCGCCCCGGCATGCTCGTGTTCCTCACTGATCACATCAACCTCCAGGGCGCCAACCCCCTCTGCGGTCCCAATGACGACTCCCTCGGCCCGCGCTTCCCGGACATGAGCGAGGCCTACGACCGCGCTCTGCTCGACCTCGCCCGCTCCACCGCCCGCAGCCTCGGCATCGAAACCGGCGAAGGCGTCTATGCCGCCATGCTCGGCCCCAGCTTTGAAACGCCTGCCGAAATTCGCTTCCTCCGCACCATCGGCGCCGACCTCGCCGGCATGTCCACCGTCCCCGAAGTCATTGCCGCCCGTCATATGGGCATCCGTGTTCTCGCCATCTCCACCGTCACCAACATGGCCGCCGGCCTTCAGCACCGCCTCAGCCACGAGGAGGTCCTCGAAACCGGCCGGGCCTCGGCCACCGATCTGCGCCGCTTCCTCGAAGCCTTCCTCGCCCGTCTGGAGCTCTAG
- the hisN gene encoding inositol monophosphatase: protein MTSYLETAVEIAREAGALLAHFFERGISFDLKGEFDLVTEADRASESLVVERLHARFPTHSVLGEEGGLRDRPGEYVWYVDPLDGTTNFAHGYPAFNVTLALERRGEIIAGVIYDPLHQEMFTAELGSGAFLNGRRIHSSRTASLEEALLATGFPSRKRHENVNVHFFHQVAMSTHGVRRSGSAALDLAYVACGRLDGFWEFGLNPWDMAAGLLLVREAGGRTSDMKGAPADLRGPHIAATNGRIHDALLALFADVFSGRYRYPLPVISARD, encoded by the coding sequence ATGACCAGCTACCTGGAAACCGCAGTCGAGATCGCGCGTGAGGCCGGCGCGCTGCTCGCCCATTTCTTTGAACGCGGCATTTCCTTCGACCTCAAGGGCGAATTCGACCTCGTCACCGAAGCCGACCGCGCCAGCGAATCGCTCGTCGTCGAACGTCTCCACGCCCGCTTCCCCACCCACTCCGTGCTCGGCGAAGAGGGCGGCCTGCGCGACCGGCCTGGAGAATATGTCTGGTACGTCGATCCGCTCGACGGCACCACCAACTTCGCCCACGGCTACCCCGCCTTCAACGTCACGCTCGCGCTCGAACGCCGCGGCGAGATCATCGCGGGCGTCATCTATGATCCCCTCCATCAGGAAATGTTCACCGCCGAGCTCGGCAGCGGCGCCTTCCTCAACGGCCGCCGCATCCACTCAAGCCGCACCGCCTCGCTGGAGGAGGCCCTGCTCGCCACCGGCTTCCCGTCGCGCAAGCGTCATGAGAACGTCAACGTCCACTTCTTTCATCAGGTGGCCATGTCGACTCATGGCGTCCGCCGCAGCGGCTCGGCCGCACTCGATCTCGCTTACGTCGCCTGCGGCCGCCTCGACGGCTTCTGGGAATTCGGCCTCAACCCCTGGGACATGGCCGCCGGCCTCCTGCTCGTGCGCGAAGCTGGAGGGCGCACGTCCGACATGAAAGGCGCGCCTGCCGATCTCCGCGGTCCGCACATCGCCGCCACCAACGGCCGCATTCACGACGCGCTGCTCGCGCTCTTCGCCGACGTTTTCTCCGGCCGTTACCGCTACCCGCTCCCTGTCATCAGCGCGCGGGACTGA
- the yfaT gene encoding hypothetical protein, giving the protein MTRRGLLAAAACWPAAARAEPIAVDPFRCWFCWLAESLYFMQQLPPEVKDCSSLLRFAYREAMRPHTAEWARQWGYSWLPPWPEPRRKASLLFHAGGELRHFADARHLMRFNTRRISGRVSDAIPADLLFFRSPEGDTWHAMAYLGPSQFEPSPEEFVVYHTGPEGKWPGEVRRPALQSLLAHREPRWRPVEGNPHFLGVFRWNLLLDG; this is encoded by the coding sequence ATGACACGGAGGGGGCTGCTGGCGGCCGCGGCGTGCTGGCCTGCCGCCGCGCGAGCGGAACCGATTGCGGTGGACCCGTTCCGCTGCTGGTTCTGCTGGCTGGCGGAGTCGCTGTACTTCATGCAGCAGTTGCCGCCGGAAGTGAAGGACTGTTCCTCGCTGCTGCGGTTTGCCTACCGCGAGGCCATGCGGCCGCACACTGCGGAATGGGCGCGGCAGTGGGGTTACTCGTGGTTGCCGCCATGGCCCGAGCCTCGCCGCAAAGCTTCCCTGTTGTTCCACGCCGGCGGCGAACTGCGTCATTTTGCCGACGCGCGCCACCTGATGCGCTTTAATACGCGCCGGATTTCCGGCCGCGTGTCCGACGCAATCCCCGCCGACCTTCTCTTTTTCCGTTCTCCGGAGGGTGATACGTGGCATGCGATGGCGTATCTGGGCCCGAGCCAGTTCGAACCGTCGCCGGAAGAATTCGTCGTGTATCACACCGGCCCCGAGGGAAAATGGCCGGGTGAGGTGCGGCGGCCCGCGCTGCAGTCGCTGCTCGCGCACCGCGAGCCGCGCTGGCGACCGGTAGAAGGAAATCCGCATTTTCTCGGCGTTTTCCGGTGGAATCTGCTCCTGGACGGGTGA
- a CDS encoding macro domain-containing protein codes for MQKLYRLPNGRRIRLVEGDITKIPADAIANAANSALAGGGGVDGAIHRVGGPEIMRELDEIRPRVGRVPAGQAVATGAGRLPAKFVFHAVGPVYRDGNHGEPEALASCYRVCLELAEKRGCRTISFPAISTGVYGYPPEPAARIALAEVRRFLEERAAVVEEVIFVQFGEAAYRVYERLLGESGLEEA; via the coding sequence ATGCAGAAGCTGTACCGGCTGCCCAATGGCAGGCGCATCCGCCTGGTAGAAGGCGATATCACGAAGATCCCCGCTGACGCCATCGCCAACGCGGCCAACTCCGCGCTGGCCGGCGGAGGCGGCGTAGACGGTGCCATTCACCGCGTCGGGGGGCCGGAGATCATGCGCGAACTGGACGAGATCCGTCCGCGCGTGGGCCGCGTTCCCGCCGGACAGGCGGTGGCCACCGGCGCCGGAAGGCTGCCGGCGAAGTTCGTCTTTCACGCCGTGGGTCCCGTGTATCGCGACGGCAATCATGGCGAGCCTGAGGCGCTCGCCTCCTGCTATCGCGTCTGTCTCGAATTGGCGGAAAAACGCGGCTGCCGCACCATCAGCTTTCCGGCCATCAGCACGGGCGTATACGGATATCCGCCCGAGCCGGCCGCCCGCATCGCCCTCGCCGAGGTGCGCCGCTTCCTCGAGGAGCGCGCGGCGGTGGTCGAAGAGGTCATCTTCGTGCAGTTCGGCGAGGCGGCCTACCGCGTCTACGAGCGGCTACTCGGGGAGTCCGGTCTGGAGGAAGCGTAG
- a CDS encoding cytidine deaminase: MDPLAAAALDARQFARAPYSGFRVGAALEDEHGHIHTGCNIESASYGLTVCAERVAAFRAIASGARRFRRLAVAADTQILTPPCGACRQVLWELCGDIEILLINPAGKTEFLRLSSLFPRPFDATFLD; the protein is encoded by the coding sequence GTGGATCCCCTGGCCGCCGCCGCTCTCGACGCCCGCCAGTTCGCCCGCGCCCCCTACTCCGGCTTCCGCGTCGGCGCCGCCCTCGAGGATGAGCACGGCCACATCCACACCGGCTGCAACATCGAAAGCGCCTCCTACGGCCTCACCGTCTGCGCCGAGCGCGTCGCTGCCTTCCGCGCCATCGCCAGTGGCGCCCGCCGCTTCCGCCGCCTCGCCGTCGCCGCGGACACCCAGATCCTCACCCCGCCTTGTGGCGCCTGCCGCCAGGTCCTCTGGGAACTCTGCGGCGACATCGAAATCCTCCTCATCAATCCGGCGGGAAAAACCGAATTTCTCCGCCTTTCTTCACTATTCCCACGGCCATTCGATGCGACTTTTCTGGATTAG
- a CDS encoding LacI family transcriptional regulator, which translates to MMQGMAKAPTKDRAGGSVSRPASLKELAGYLGLSPSTVSLVLNQSPGSEAIPPQTQQRILEAARKLNYRPNFLARSLRSMRTFAIGIMVPELSDGYSSLVLSGIEDRLMEEGYMCLAASHRHSERQVELLPRLFYERCVDGLIAVDTPYFLRCPLPVVSVSGHLPEPGVTNIVLDHDRAAELGLGHLFSLGHRRIAVIKGQAFSSDTEVRWNSIAAAARRHGRPIDESLVVQLEGDSPSPETGYVAARRLLERGVHFTAIFAFNDVSAFGAIRALRECGLDVPGDVSVLGFDDIWGAAFHVPALTTIRQPLRRMGQLAAETLLARIRQGSDADYPAEIQVEPELVVRESTGPARSGPA; encoded by the coding sequence ATGATGCAGGGCATGGCAAAGGCCCCCACGAAGGACCGCGCAGGAGGTTCGGTCTCCCGCCCTGCCAGCCTGAAGGAATTGGCCGGCTATCTGGGCCTGTCGCCTTCCACCGTGTCGTTGGTGCTGAACCAGTCGCCGGGCAGCGAAGCCATTCCTCCGCAGACGCAGCAACGCATTCTGGAGGCTGCGCGCAAGCTGAACTACCGGCCCAACTTTCTGGCGCGATCGCTCCGTTCCATGCGGACTTTCGCCATCGGCATCATGGTGCCGGAGCTCAGCGACGGCTATTCTTCGCTGGTGCTGAGCGGCATCGAGGATCGCCTGATGGAGGAAGGCTACATGTGCCTGGCCGCCAGCCACCGGCACTCGGAGCGCCAGGTCGAGCTCCTGCCCAGGCTTTTTTATGAACGCTGCGTGGACGGCCTGATCGCTGTTGATACGCCCTACTTCTTGCGATGCCCGTTGCCGGTCGTCTCGGTCTCGGGTCACCTGCCGGAGCCGGGCGTCACCAACATCGTGCTCGATCACGACCGCGCGGCCGAGCTCGGCCTTGGACATCTCTTTTCGCTCGGCCACCGGCGGATCGCGGTCATCAAGGGCCAGGCCTTCTCCTCGGACACCGAGGTCCGCTGGAACAGCATCGCAGCGGCGGCGCGCCGCCACGGCCGGCCCATCGATGAAAGCCTCGTCGTCCAATTGGAAGGCGATTCGCCTTCTCCCGAGACCGGCTATGTCGCGGCTCGTCGGCTGCTCGAACGGGGCGTGCACTTTACGGCCATTTTCGCCTTCAATGACGTTTCTGCTTTCGGCGCCATCCGGGCCCTGCGCGAATGCGGGCTCGACGTGCCGGGCGATGTCAGCGTGCTCGGCTTCGATGACATCTGGGGCGCCGCCTTTCACGTGCCCGCGCTCACCACGATCCGGCAGCCGTTGCGCCGCATGGGCCAGTTGGCGGCCGAGACGCTGCTCGCCCGAATCCGGCAAGGCAGTGATGCCGACTACCCAGCCGAGATCCAGGTGGAGCCGGAACTGGTGGTTCGCGAGTCCACGGGGCCGGCGCGGAGCGGACCCGCGTGA
- a CDS encoding molybdenum cofactor biosynthesis protein D/E, whose product MKVRALFFGMLKDAAGAPEAELELPEGATAEDAFLAAAARWPELARHRRSTVLAVNERYALPSDFLQDGDEIAFLPPVSGGQDGWLRAEEDPVGHFFALTRQPIDTAWLRARVAQPQDGAVVLFEGIVRNHSGGRRTLLLDYECYEPMAVREMARLGREIAARHAISRIAIVHRLGRLAIGEASVVVAVSAPHRQAAFEAALEAINRLKKEVPIWKKEHFEDGAVWVEGEWDPSIAGH is encoded by the coding sequence GTGAAGGTTCGCGCCCTCTTTTTCGGAATGCTGAAGGACGCCGCCGGTGCGCCGGAGGCCGAGCTGGAACTGCCGGAAGGCGCCACTGCGGAAGACGCATTCCTCGCCGCCGCCGCCCGCTGGCCGGAGCTCGCACGCCACCGCCGCTCCACCGTCCTCGCCGTCAACGAGCGCTATGCGCTTCCCTCCGATTTCCTTCAGGACGGTGACGAGATCGCCTTTCTGCCCCCCGTCAGCGGCGGCCAGGACGGCTGGCTCCGCGCCGAAGAGGACCCCGTGGGCCACTTCTTCGCGCTCACCCGCCAGCCCATCGACACGGCCTGGCTTCGCGCCCGCGTCGCCCAGCCGCAGGACGGCGCGGTCGTCCTCTTCGAAGGCATCGTTCGCAACCACAGCGGCGGCCGCCGCACGCTGCTTCTGGACTACGAATGCTATGAGCCGATGGCCGTCCGCGAAATGGCGCGCCTCGGCCGCGAGATCGCCGCGCGCCACGCCATCTCGCGCATCGCCATCGTGCACCGTCTCGGCCGGCTCGCCATTGGCGAAGCCAGCGTGGTGGTGGCCGTCTCGGCGCCGCACCGCCAGGCGGCCTTCGAGGCCGCTCTCGAGGCGATCAACCGCCTCAAGAAGGAAGTGCCCATCTGGAAAAAGGAACACTTCGAAGACGGCGCCGTCTGGGTGGAGGGGGAGTGGGATCCATCGATCGCCGGACACTGA